In Mytilus trossulus isolate FHL-02 chromosome 6, PNRI_Mtr1.1.1.hap1, whole genome shotgun sequence, a single window of DNA contains:
- the LOC134723165 gene encoding uncharacterized protein LOC134723165: MQQVVFIITYCVCFLSACQITISGGKLNSNVCKGYRRLESKVDILTTKLDRSLHLLKKINEQTIDRRPNNGVIRNVALNKRIQQSSWLANTSSWGNYICCAVEYANDGNATTFSHTNMDNSPYLWVDLGRVYDIKRIEIINRSESYGHRLHDVDITVGRTLNELSLCAHYKGPGRTGQHLVFQ, encoded by the exons ATGCAGCAAGTAGTTTTTATCATAACATACTGTGTTTGCTTTTTGTCAGCATGTCAAATAACAATATCCGGTGGAAAGTTAAATTCAAATGTCTGTAAAGGGTACCGAAGGCTGGAATCCAAGGTTGATATCCTCACAACGAAGCTTGATCGTAGTCTTCATCTGCTGAAGAAAATTAACGAACAAACTATAG ACAGAAGGCCTAACAATGGTGTTATTAGGAACGTTGCTCTGAATAAAAGAATCCAACAAAGTTCATGGCTTGCTAATACAAGTTCCTGGGGAAACTATATTTGCTGTGCAGTTGAATATGCGAACGATGGAAATGCAACCACATTCTCACATACAAACATGGATAACTCTCCGTACTTGTGGGTAGATCTTGGTCGTGTGTATGATATAAAGCGGATTGAAATTATAAACAGATCAGAAAGTTATG GTCATCGTCTTCATGACGTGGATATCACAGTTGGACGAACCTTGAACGAATTGTCCTTATGTGCACACTATAAAGGTCCAGGAAGAACCGGGCAGCATCTTGTTTTTCAGTGA